Part of the Lolium rigidum isolate FL_2022 chromosome 6, APGP_CSIRO_Lrig_0.1, whole genome shotgun sequence genome, TTTGAATCTGAAACCGATCAATATCTACCCCGATCTGAATCCAGGGAACAAATATGGTGAAAGATATGGTACGAGCAAAATCCGATCCGATCCAGATTTACACCCCTGCTTATTTATTCATCCACGTTTACACCCCTACTTATTTATTCGAGGAGTTTGGAGTTTCAATTTCACCACTTGATTGCTGGATGACGACAGCTTCCGTTGCCCGTCGGGTGTGTTTTGGTGCACGCACGAACGCACTGGGTCAGCTAGCCACCCAAACGGAGCCACGGAGCCAAACACCGGCCGGCCGTCCGCGCCACACTAGTCCGTCCAATACCGCATCCTCTGTTCCTCCTCCCTCCCCGACCTCAAAGATGCCGCCACCACTCTGTCTCTAACCTCCCGCCTCCCgctccccccaccaccaccaccgccaccactacCCCCAACCTCCCCACCGCCCCGCTCTCCATGGCCTCCCATCTCCGCCTCCACCTCGCCGCCCCaccacctcccctcctccaccaccgcctccGTCTCCCGCGCCCACCAAAACTCCCCCTCCCCAATTCCCCAGCCCCGGCGTCCCTTCCTctgcgccgcccgcgcctcctgTCCTCTGCCCCGCTCCGGGCCTCCGTCGACCGCGCCGAGGAGGGCTCCGACGGTGAGGGCGAGGGGCTCGTGGGAGAGGACTCGGCGGTGTTCCGCCTCGGCGACCAGCGGGTGCTGTCCTGGGCCTACTTCAGCGGGATCCTCGCCGTCGTGCTTTACGCCCTCAACGTGCTCTGGATCGACCCGGCCACAGGCTTCGGGACCAGCTTCCTCGACGCCGTCGGCTCCATCTCCGACAGCCACGAGGTGCGTCCGTCCACACCATTCTCTTCCACTACTGCCTGCCTATGCCGAGCAATTCGTTCATACATTCTGCTCTGGTTCCTGCTGCTATCTAGTCTAGGACAGTAATACACTAATTATGTCATGTCCGCAATGGAATGGGTTGGTTTTTGTATGCTTCAAGTAGAAATGGACTTTGTGTGGGCTACACCTGGTTCACGAATTACAAGTTAGATAACTGCGCTGCTATATAATCCAGTAGGATATATAGCTCCTAAATGTGGTTCCTGGAATCTGGCTATCTCCAGTGTCATTCAAATGTTGCTATATGTTGGCAATTAATGGAATCTAACTACTGAGCAAATAACATTAGACTTCATGCATCCCTGATCCCTCACGATCCTGAAAGAACCATCCAATTTGATTGGGCCAGGAACTCCACTAGTGTTTGGTATGCTAAATATGCAAGGACATACGCAAGAACCTGGGAAAACTTAGCCCATCGATACTATGATGCTAGTGCTAGAATTTGTGTGGGTTACACGCAGGTGCCTGAAGAACTGCTAAAAAAATAAGTTAGATATGTACCCTGTTATGTGCTCCTGATTGCCATCCTTAGACTCGTTTAGTCTGCAATGGCATCTGGATGCTGTTCTGTTTCGGCGAAGAAAGCAGACAAGAGTAACCCGGCTTTGTGCACATTAAGCTTAATAGGTCCCTCACAATCTTGAAAGAACTGTCTAGATAGGTTATTATGAACTCCAATAGTGCTTCACATCCTAAATATGTGAGGCCATAAGCGGACATATGGGTTTCAGACTTACTGTGCAATACGTGGACATGTGGGTTTCAGACTTACTGTACAACTTTTCAGTTATCAAAGCGCACCGGTTGATGACTAATAATACTAAATCTTATTGCATTGCAACCATTTATACGATCCAGTTAATTGTTCAGTCCCTACGAGTTTCCTTTATATTTATGGTACTGCCTCGGCTCctgaatataagatgttttggcaagCCAAATTGACTTGCCAAAGcgtcttatatttaggaacacATGAAGTAATATACTCTACCTACTGCTTGTTAGCTAGGCGATTGTAACGGTGTAGATACGAAATATCTTTAACCTCTGCCCTTCCATTGCAGGTCGTTTTGTTGCTCCTTACCATCATCTTTGCTGTAGCCCATAGTGGTCTGGCAAGCTTTCGTGAAACTGGTGAGAAAATAATAGGGGAGCGAGCCTACCGTGTGCTGTTTGCTGGATTGTCACTGCCGCTAGCAGTTAGTACTATTGTGAGTGCTTGGTATAGTTTCTTCTTTTCATAGATGGTATCTAAGTTGATAAGCCTTTGAGTATCTTAGAAAATTTGTCCTATCTTGCAGGTCTACTTCATAAATCATCGCTATGATGGTATTCAACTGTGGCAAGTTCAAGGCGTCCCAGGCGTCCACGAGCTTGTCTGGCTCTCGTCTTTCATCTCATTCTTATTTTTGTACCCATCTACTTTCAATCTGTTAGAAGTGGCAGCTGTGGACAAGCCAAAATTACACATGTGGGAAACCGGGATAATGCGCATCACAAGACATCCACAGGTAGTTTCTCAAAGGCCATGCCTATAGATATATATGGGTCATTAATTATTTTTGTGCTAAACAAGTTTAAGATTTAGTTTTCCTTTTACTTTTGCATCATATGCTAATACATGCCTTATCCCGTAGCATTCTAACCATCAATTATCTTTCAGTTTGTTGGGCAAGTAATTTGGTGCTTAGCTCACACGCTATGGATGGGCAACTCAGTTGCTGTTGCGGCCTCTGTTGGGTTGATTGGTCACCATGCATTTGGTGTCTGGAACGGCGACAGGAGGCTGGCGTCACGCTACGGTGAAGCCTTTGAGGTTTTGAAGAAGAGGACTAGTGTCATGCCGTTTGCTGCGATTGTTGATGGACGGCAGAAACTACCTGCGGATTATTACAAGGAGTTCATCCGGTTACCGTACATCACGATCACAGCCTTAACTGTGGGAGCATACTTTGCACATCCGTTGATGCAAGCGTCCAGCTACAAACTTCCCTGGTAACAATGCAGACTGATGTACATATGTCAGTTTATTACCTGAACATGTCAGCGaacagaaacaaaagaaaatagacACGGTGCTTTTGGTTGTTAGAGAGGACTACCAAAAGAAGTAGCCAGCTGATGTTGTAACGTCACTAGGCTTCAGAAAGGGATATGAAAATTGTCAAAACAATATTCAGAAGTTGCCCTACTGAATCTGTGAGGGATGGGCAAAGCCATGGTAACActgtcaaaacaattttacttgagATATGAAAAAAAAGATGGCAATACATGTGAAACAAACATCTCCTCTAAATGTATAATATGAGTATTGTTAGAATCATtgtaaaatgcattttaaattatATGAATTTTGTTTTTTGGATGTAATATTTTTTGCTACAATTTTGGTCGAACTTGATAAAGGTTGATTTTGACTAAACCTAGAACACAGGTAAAtgaaaacagagggagtactatttaaTTTTATTGAACAAGCAATCTATTTACTGATGTCAGAAAAATAGTTTCTGACTTCTTATCATGAAAAAAAGGAAGTGGGGCGCTCGCCGGGTGGTTGTACCGGAAAGGAGTGAATGAAGGCTAAAAGGTGAAACAGCAGCTTGTTTTCATACAACGAAATGGCTCGGTATTGAAAAACAGAAACTTAATTGATTACGATATTCGTTACTCCGATCTTCTTTTTTTTCGCTGGCATTGTATTTGCTGTTTTTAGCTGCACTTGGATCTTTTGAAGGGGAACAACGTGTTTGGTTCTCAGTAAAAATACAAATTGAAACCTAGCTTCTTTTTGATGGGTTTATTTGGTAAAAATGAGTTTTCTTTGAGTTgaactgaattttttttttttttgcaacttgACAAATGACAATAGTTTGTGTTTGAATCAACTATTTATCGGTTCTAA contains:
- the LOC124665892 gene encoding 15-cis-zeta-carotene isomerase, chloroplastic-like → MASHLRLHLAAPPPPLLHHRLRLPRPPKLPLPNSPAPASLPLRRPRLLSSAPLRASVDRAEEGSDGEGEGLVGEDSAVFRLGDQRVLSWAYFSGILAVVLYALNVLWIDPATGFGTSFLDAVGSISDSHEVVLLLLTIIFAVAHSGLASFRETGEKIIGERAYRVLFAGLSLPLAVSTIVYFINHRYDGIQLWQVQGVPGVHELVWLSSFISFLFLYPSTFNLLEVAAVDKPKLHMWETGIMRITRHPQFVGQVIWCLAHTLWMGNSVAVAASVGLIGHHAFGVWNGDRRLASRYGEAFEVLKKRTSVMPFAAIVDGRQKLPADYYKEFIRLPYITITALTVGAYFAHPLMQASSYKLPW